TACATTTTTTGTTAAAGCTATTTTATCCTTCATTGTGGTTGGCTTTGATTTTAATTTTTTATTCTGTGGCTATGCTTATTTGTTAAATGTGGTAGCTTGCTGTAAGAGCCCTAGCATGCTACCTCTATCTCTAATTTACTTTGTGTCCCCTCCTGCTGCTTGTCATCATCGATCTCAATAACTAAGAGGGGCCGAAATAAAACATGAACCTGGTCGTCCTCTTCCTGCTAATGGATCCTTAATGCTGCTACAATTCTGAACTTATTTGTTCAATCGTACTAGTACTGATGAATACCGAGTTGATTGAAAAATGCAGTTGAGTCCTGAGACCCTGACTAGTTCTTCTACAGATAGTACTGATTAGACTGCTATTGATTGCTGTGTTCTTCCATAGCCATACGCAAAGTGTTCTCTATGTTGCCTGCTAGTTGTTTGTGCAAATTCCTAAGAGGGGACTGCTATGACAATTAGGGGATCCAATGTTGAAAGGTTCGCTTCATCTGCATGTGTAAGTTCAAAGAATTATCGTAGACAAGTTCAGAAGTTTGATTTCGTGAGAAAATGTGTGATTTCTATCAGTATTTTGTATGATCCGAACTGCAACAAATTTTATATTGTCTAAATTCGTGTTGCACCTGAGGTGTGAAAACTAGATAATTTCTTCAGGATTGGGTTTGATAATTGTTTGCAACAAGTACAATACTTTAGTGATTATTTAATTGCATTAGGCCATCACAGTAGGTCTAACAAATTTAGTGTTTATTTTTTCATCAGCTCGACTTTGGTCCGGCTGCGCCTGTTACGACCACCTCTTCCTTGCTCCCCTTCTTGCCAAGATCTGCTGCAGGTTCGAATGCCTTCAGTTCAGTGCAATCTCTCCCAGTAAGTTCAGTGTGTGTAAtgaaaaaatgtttttttttcgcAAAATGCGGCAGTGCGCTCTGTATTCTGCCAACAGCCCCGCGGTGGCATCAGTTATGCTTTGTGCTCAGTATGAAGTTAAACACGCTCTGTATTAGAAGTTCATGAGAAGGATTTGTTGAATTGGCAGTGTACTTTATCCAAACAACTATAGAAGAGGGATTGTTGGCATGTAGAAACACAATCTCATGTACACATGTTTGGCCTTCTAAAAGCTCTAAGAGCAGCACCATCAGTTAATGAATTAACTAGGCACCAATAGGTAATCATGGTTGATAGTTTCAAGTGAAATGCACGCCATTTCAAGAAAGAATAGTTCATCAAGGGTGGGGAGGAAGCTATATCTTCTCTAGGAACTTTTTTATTCAAAAAGCtagtgcatgccatgaccactaATTCTCACATGTTGTCCTGTTAACCTAGAAAATTAGCAAAACTAAGTTTTGACTTTGCTTAATTGCCAGCCAGTCACTGAAAGTTTTATGCCTTATGCCCTGTTGCTGCACCGCCCCGGCCGTTCACAGCCGCCACCTCGGGCCGTTCTACAACATAGCGCTAAGCCGTTCTACGCCGCAGCTCGAGAGGTGCTAGCTTTTCCCCACCTCCCCCTGGACGTTCATCTCCTTATCTTGTGTATATTCAGTTCAACATCTGGTGGTTCTTCAGGTCACCTTAGTGTGCATTTTCTTTTCATCTTGCAGGTGAAGGAGCTCCCCTTGGGTAATTAAATGTTGGACTGGGTTCACCTTAGTGTTGGACTTATCAGTTGTGACCTACTTTGGTTCTGAGAAAGAGCTGCTCGAATGCATGTCACATGTTTTTGCTTGAGCTGGCCTTAACTTCTAGTTCTGTTTGCACTCTATGATGGCAACGTGTTCTAGTGCAAGTCTAGTAATATATCGTCTTTATTTTGGCTCTACAATGGTTGCAAACTAGAAATGTTCTCCACCTCAAACGTACTTCATTCTTCCATTTTTTTATAGCTATTTTATTTTGTTCCTAGTTCACTCGCAAACTGCGATAGCGGCCACCACTAAGGGCATTTGCTTCCAGCACAGGAGCTACATGCTCGACGGTTGCGCACTGCCGCCATGGACATGCACAAAGATATTAAGTACAAGTATGTTAGTTCAGTTTTTTACTATTGATTTACCTTGTTTAAGTAGTAGTGCAGCAATAAAAGGTGTAGTTGTACTGACATTTTTGTTGCTATATGGGGAACCCGGGGGCCAATTATTTTGGTTTTCAGTTCCAACTTTTCTGTTCTTTTCAATCCGTATGCTTTATTGTGCAATCTTGAGGAAATCCCCAAAAATCATGTGTGCACTCAAGGTAGTTAAGTGCCTTTGTAAAATTTTGACAGTCCATCTCAGACTAAGCAAACAGTACATGTTAGTCTTGGTTTGTGGTTAGACATGCAAACAGTACATGGGTGTACTGTCGCTCTTGCTTATTAAGGCCTGCATCGATAGTTAATCTTGAACTGGATGTGTTATTCTATGTTAGGTGAATGAAGCCTCGGGGCCAGCAGCCACCTGCGCTACAGAATACAAGTGTTTGCAGTTTGCTCACCAGAATGTTGAATGAGACTACATCATTATTACTCAAAA
This region of Triticum aestivum cultivar Chinese Spring chromosome 2D, IWGSC CS RefSeq v2.1, whole genome shotgun sequence genomic DNA includes:
- the LOC123052747 gene encoding uncharacterized protein isoform X4, with the protein product MVQFAHARAPRANAIFSKLFHQACKLDFGPAAPVTTTSSLLPFLPRSAAGSNAFSSVQSLPPPPRAVLQHSAKPFYAAAREVKELPLGE
- the LOC123052747 gene encoding uncharacterized protein isoform X2, which encodes MVQFAHARAPRANAIFSKLFHQASRLWSGCACYDHLFLAPLLAKICCRFECLQFSAISPITESFMPYALLLHRPGRSQPPPRAVLQHSAKPFYAAAREVNEASGPAATCATEYKCLQFAHQNVE
- the LOC123052747 gene encoding uncharacterized protein isoform X3, with amino-acid sequence MVQFAHARAPRANAIFSKLFHQACKLDFGPAAPVTTTSSLLPFLPRSAAGSNAFSSVQSLPPVTESFMPYALLLHRPGRSQPPPRAVLQHSAKPFYAAAREVKELPLGE
- the LOC123052747 gene encoding uncharacterized protein isoform X1 → MVQFAHARAPRANAIFSKLFHQACKLDFGPAAPVTTTSSLLPFLPRSAAGSNAFSSVQSLPPVTESFMPYALLLHRPGRSQPPPRAVLQHSAKPFYAAAREVNEASGPAATCATEYKCLQFAHQNVE